The genomic region GACCAATTTTTCTCCATCATGTCTCTATAACAAGCTTTTCATGTAAATTAAGTTATCTGCTAAACGATAATGGAAAGAAGAAAGAgcataaagataaatttagtttttaaccTATGCTCATTTTCTCACTTTGGTCATAATTTAACTCCCTTTTTTTTATCACTTGGGTTAATTTCTTTGGAacgaaaaaaaagttaaaattttagtagCATTGACAGATTGTTAAAATTGTGTACAATTACTTTTCCAAGAAAATATATTGTACTTAAAAACCGGTGCATCTGAAAGCAATTTCACTCAAAAATACTTTAGAGAAAGCAATGGAAAAACATATCCTTATTGAGCTCATTAACAATGTTCCAATTATACAATAGTTCACATGCTTCTTTATTGAAAAAACAAGTTGACACTTTACAGTAACATAATGCACAATTCAgaatcattaaaaacaagtaACTGATGTTAATAGGATAAGAAAATGTGAAGCTTTTTCTCTGATTTATTTACCAATCGTTACAGGATCATGAACGTTTATCCTTATCAACAACAACAGCAACCTTCTTCTGTTTGGCAGCATAACTCTTGCCATGGAAATCAAGAAAAAGAGCCAAAAGAGAGGCATTGAAAACAGCATTGAAGCACCAACCCAACATCCCTGAACAACCCAATCCACTAAAATGGTAGTACAGCATCAAAACAGAAACCATAAAGCTAAACATGAACTGCACAATCTGGCAATTTGTAACCAATCTCTTCCACTTGGGACGAATCCCCATTGCAGACAacaaatagtaaaagtacattATTACATGTACGGTGGCATTGGTGACGAGTGCTACCGGGAACAGCGTCTGGGATGTGCGTAACCAAAGGTAGCACATAACGACAACGGTCCCATGGTGGTAGACGTGGAGAAATGTCAGCCTTTGCTTGGAATTACTTAAGATAATCAGAAGGGTATCGATGAATTCGAGAAGCTTGGAGAGATAGAAGATGTTGGCCCAGAAAAAAAGGGGACCGGTGGGAGGGGTGTTGGGAGGGAAGCAAATGATGTGGGGTAAAGGAGATGGAAGGGATATGATGGAGAGGGTGCATCCAACGGCCATGATGAGGGAAATAAGGAAGAGATTGAGGGAATGAAGGGCTGTGATGGGTTTGAGAATGTTGGGACCAAGGGAAGGGAGCGTTGATCGGGAGAGGAGGAGCGTGAGTGTGAGGTAAGAGAGGACTGTGAGAGCGAGGAAGAGTGGGGTGGAGCCGAGGGTTTGACCTTCCGTCCATTGGAAATGGAGGATTTTGGGGTGGTTCACTAGCCAATACTGGAGAGACGAGTAGATTCGGTCCATGTTGAAGCTCAAGCGCCACCAGTTCTGATGGTAGAGACTGCCGGCTGTGGTGGTTGGACGATGGATGAGGGGGTGGTTCAATGCTCTATTCAATGGTTTCTATGCTATCCTTTCGTTTCACCTTCTTTAATGTCGGGAGACTATTcctcatttattattttatttattgaataaacTATATTCATGGTCATATCACTAGctaagcaaaaaaagaaaagaaaaccagaAACGGTGCTTTTATCGTCTTGCATTTTTTTTCATCAACAACAAAATCGTATTAGGTTAGGGgcaaatgtatttaaatatgttgaaaaaaataaaaattgagaaagtatatcatttttaaaaaaaaaatattgatctATGTTATTTTTTGGAGAAGAAAGGAAATCGTTTTTTAGAGGATGTATTTTCACTCAAATAGTAGAGAAAACACGCAACGTAGTTTTTCTCCCATCCTAAAACACGCATTCTATGTGGTGCATTTTATCTGTCAGTTCAGTAAAAACGTGCCCTGTTTTCTCTCCAACGGTAACTTTTTTTAACGACCAGAAACCCTCAAATTCTCATTTTCTCCCAACAACCATTTTTTCCCTATATAAGCCCTCAAATTCTCATTTTTTCACCTCAACtctcaattttcacaatttgattctcaattttctttttctcgatttGTTATTATTTGTCAATTCTCGATTTTTTTAAGCCAAATTCTCAATTCCaaacttcttttaaaaaaatttcttagttctttgattttattttattaatttttcgatGGCATATCAGCTTATTCGTTTAGATGACAAGCACATATCCGGCATTCAATTACAaatggtaataaaatattatttaattatttaattttaatccgttaattattatgatgttaagaaaatattatcaaattatttaattttaaatagttactTATTACGctgttcaaattaattattttttatgtttatatactaAGGCTGAAGATTGAATTTTGAAGACATACATAAACAACTTAAGCGAAGGTGCACCGGAGGTCATTCATGGACACTTGCGAGATGTAGGCTTTTTATACGCGACTCATATACTTAgggggattaaattgaatccCCTATTCATTAATGCTTTGGTCGAGAGATGGAGACTGGAGATGCATACGTTCCATCTCCCCTGCGGCGAGTGTACATTTACACTCGATGACGTCAGTTTACAACTTGGTCTACCGATCGATGGGAATGTCATTACGTGGCCAATTATTAGTGTCGGTTGGAGTGCAACATGCGAGCAATTGCTGGGGAAGGTGCCAAGCTGATTTAGGGGTAGTTGGATCGAGATGAGATGGTTGGATGACAACTTTCAGACTATCGAGGCTTTAACAAGCGACGTTGAAAAGGAGCAATCCGCATGCGCATTCATCTTAAGGTTGATGGGGGATCTGCTAACGCCAGATAAATTTCGCAATTTGGTACACTTGAAGTGGCTACTACAACTAATCAACTTGAGAGAAGCAGGACGACTTAGTTGGAGATCAGCGGTGCTGGCGACATTGTACCAAGAAATGTGTCTAGCGACGATACcgagaaaaactaaaataggCGATTGCATGTTCCTTCTTCAATTGTAGGCATGGTATCGACTGCTATTTTTATACCATCGAATGCAAGTCCCTTATGAATTCCCACGCGTAACatggtaaaatttatttaataatattgtcACCGTTTTGGAATTTTCATtgttgtaattttgaaataacatattttttaaataggtGGAACAACCTAGCAAGCCATAGTAGTATACCGACAGAGTTTAAAGGCATCTGACTAGCTTTAGATGAAGAAATCAACGAGGAGGttagtttattaatttcataGTTATCGGTTTTTTATTCTAGcgtttgaaattaaatattaggcacttgctaaaatttataaattcgtACTGTAGTTCATATGGATGCCACACACATATCCGAGGATTTAAGAATGCGTCCCGGAGAAATTTTTGGCCAACCATAGCATCTGGCACGTGAAAGTGTCATTGGTCATTTTTGCAACGGTCGAGATGCACGAATCCGACCGAGTGATGCGGCAGTTTAGGTGTACGTAATGTATTCCGCGACAACCTTAAGAGCTCGGTGACCTACAAAAAGACCGACATGCAAGGGAGACCAGATGAAGATTAACATTCCGCAAGAAGTATATTGAGTTATGGCAGCACAGGTACGATTACTTGCCAACGTGTGAACCGTATCTGACATCAGAGTTGGTGACATCTTCGAATTACATGGATTGGTTCAGGCATTATGGGAAACTATGTCTACTGCTGACTTTAGAAAGGAGTAAGCAATATCTCCGTAAGAGGCCAATACGAGGGCCTATCAATCCCAGGTCAAGAGGACATGTCGCAGACGATTGACATTTGCTCCACATGCACACCCGGACCCAGTTCCCGTGCAACCTCCCAGTCAGTATGGTTCATTTATTCCTGTCACTAACCCATTTTATTTTACACCATCATCACAACACGCACCAATTTATTTTACACTTGCACCACAACACGCGCAATCATTCATTGCACCAACATAGTCAGCACCCTTTTATTTTACACAAGCATCACAACATGCACAATCATTCCCTGCACCAACACAGTCATCACCAATTTATTTTACACAAGCACCACAGCATGCTCAATCATTTCCTACACCGATACCTTCTCTAGTGATATATTTCACACGAACACCACCCCCTACATCGTATTATACGCCTTATGCATCATCGCCCCATGCGACACCATATAGTGGTCTGCTGATAATGTCGCAAACACCCCCAACAACGTTATTCTTCCGAGTTGGGTCATCCTCGCAAACGCCGACTAGGTCAGGGAGGGATGCACTACGACTTCTGGGACATGGTCCCAATCATCCACGGATGGAGGAGATAAGGTCACTGATCAACCCCAACGTGCACATGAAGACGAGGCCGAAGTCCCAATGGAGTCGCCAACTTAAACAATGTAACGAAACCCTAGGCGTACCCGATGTGCACCCGGTTGTGGCATACATTCGGGGGATCGATGATTATGTCCATTTGTAATTTTACGAAATTGTTTACTTTGTTTTACATTCacaatttacatttatttaaaaaatatatatcttgtTTACTACAATTTGGATGCATATACataagtttttaagttaagggttttgAATATGTTAGGTCATGCTACAAACATTATAATTCTTGaaggatttaaatgaaaatttagtaaattaatgTTGCATATGGTTTGTGTGTCTTTTAcggtgaatttttttttggtaaattcaaatataccttaaaactataaaaatgtcTATCTTTATAGAAAACGGGACCTACAGGGTGCGTTTTCTTTTCTCCCTCCAAAAACAACATAgatcgataaattttaaaaaaatgccatactttctcaatttttattctttttcagcatatttaaataaatttttcgattttaggcattttcttaaaaatatatttttaacttttatgaatttttacttttaataatttttcagtataattatgatttaaaaaatttaagtatagaaaaataaatcatgaattttctaacttttattatagcttttttttttataattttagtttttatatttaatgttaaaaaattctaaaagaatcaaattgatattGTAGTTatagttcaatgaccaaattAGCTATTAAGTTTGAGTTAATGTGTCAGTTCATCAAATCCgttaatgattattttataatttttcatagttaggtcatcaaaacaaaaacttactaataattggatgattaatgttttagtttacCCAAATATATTTGAGGAATAATGTCTTAATGACCCACGTTAAGATCCATTAGCGAGTAAgtgataaaattgaaataatttagtgattaaattgtaactttttacAATTGAGTGATCCAAgtgtaaatttactaataattgagtgaccataggtataatttaacaaaaaaatgatCTATTCGGTTATTTTTctggttttcaattttcaattgtGATTTTACctttgattaaattttcaattggtGTCTATCTTTCATAGAAAATGActgatgaaaaatattttgtactTTCATAAGTTTGTTTCATAGAAAATAGCTtagttaatgaaaaataatttattaatgaataaaaataagtaaattttttaaatttgactttttaaaaccataaatcATTTTTGAAATGAATCATTTATAAGTtacttgatttttatataaaaatttacttgactcaagtttaaaaatgttatagtaataataaatttttaatttcaattttttaaaaggacattatttaaaattgtaaggaatttgggttattttattaataataataggaaCATAAACAAACCACACAATTTGAAAGaattcaaaaccaaacaaacaaataaataaaataacgaaactaaacaaataaaataacaaccCAACATTGAGCAGGCATCCACTTTCCCTTTCCATGGGCAATCAGCAACACCATGGAATCCAAAACGGCAACCTATGTTCCTAGCCAACATCATACCGTTCATCTCCCCTGATCTCAACCGAAACCCCCCAAACATTGTCGAACACTCAAAGAATTTAGCAACCCATCACCACCTCAAAAGTAACCCACCGGTCTTCGTACCCCCACCCTAGATAGTAGTAGCCCTCAATACCCTTCCCCCCTTCAAACCCCATTAAAGTTTCTTGCGATGCCATCAGAGAACATCTCCACCATTTCTTCCCCCAACTGTCATTCGCGCCGATCGTTGTCCATCGCATCCCTCGCAAAGTCCAACACACACCCTTCCAGATAAGTGCTCCCACCTCTCATCAACCCCTCTGTTGATAGTATATGTGCAACTCTATTCGCATCCCTGGGAACATGTCTAAATGAGCATCTTGTGAagccttctatttttttctttgcatCGTATATATAAGCCCCTATAACCGGCCCATCTTCATTGCAGGACCTCATCTTTTTTATCACTGACAAGGCGTCCCCTTCTACCATCACCTATTGAATCCCTAAATCTATCCCCAAACTTACTGCCTGAAGACATGCAAGGGCCTCTGCTGCAAAACTCGTAGGTATGCGGCAATTTACTATTGTTTTTGAGCCTACCACTTTACCCTcccaatttttgataattacCCCCGAGTATGATCTCCTATCATTCCCTTGAAATGCtgcatcaaaatttattttgaggAAAGGATCCTTTGGAGGCTTCCAACTTTCATTCTCAACCCTTCGAACATGTAATTTCCTTTGAACCACATCAACATCTCTAATGTAGGACTCAACCCTATGAATTATGTCTTGAGATAATAAGATCGTCCTGTCATGAATTAATCTATTTCTTGTTGACCACATATACCATAGGGTACAAATCACAATTCTTCATATAGTAGTAGAGAATGTGGAAACAATGTAATTAAGCCATTCTTGTAAAGATCCATTAGCAATATCATTAGGCTATTCGAAATCTAACTTTCTCCATATTTCCGCTGTAGAAGGACAGTCTCTAAAAATATGCTCAGAGGTTTCGACATCTCTTGTACACTTCGGGCACATTGTTGAACTTCACAGCCTCTTGTTGTACAAATTATTGTAGTTAGggatgtaatttttattttctctagtAAATTGATCTACCAAAGTCTCTTAAAGAAGGTTGTATAATTATTGTTTCTACCAATAGACTCAGCATTCTGAACTAAGATCTTATAGCCACTCTTTactgaaaatataataaattattcaaacacacatatttatatttaaaaatataataaataattaatataatttattatcttaataaaattatttaatgttctaattttatttaataataaattttaacattaataataattttaatagtatctttaatattttattaagtattttaataataaatactagATTATGACACATTTA from Gossypium raimondii isolate GPD5lz chromosome 1, ASM2569854v1, whole genome shotgun sequence harbors:
- the LOC105786027 gene encoding elongation of fatty acids protein 3-like: MDRIYSSLQYWLVNHPKILHFQWTEGQTLGSTPLFLALTVLSYLTLTLLLSRSTLPSLGPNILKPITALHSLNLFLISLIMAVGCTLSIISLPSPLPHIICFPPNTPPTGPLFFWANIFYLSKLLEFIDTLLIILSNSKQRLTFLHVYHHGTVVVMCYLWLRTSQTLFPVALVTNATVHVIMYFYYLLSAMGIRPKWKRLVTNCQIVQFMFSFMVSVLMLYYHFSGLGCSGMLGWCFNAVFNASLLALFLDFHGKSYAAKQKKVAVVVDKDKRS